In a single window of the Drosophila miranda strain MSH22 chromosome XL, D.miranda_PacBio2.1, whole genome shotgun sequence genome:
- the LOC108164951 gene encoding serine/threonine-protein phosphatase alpha-3 isoform, giving the protein MVRPKAAQPQEAAAPMAAQASKKPDTSANSGVPANSAKAPMSEVLNLDSIISRLLEVRGSRPGKNVQLAEGEIRALCLKMRETVLTQPILLELEAPLKICGDIHGQYYDLLRLFEYGGFPPESNYLFLGDYVDRGKQSLETICLLLSYKIKYSENFFLLRGNHECASINRIYGFYDECKRRYSIKLWKTFTDCFNCLPVAAIVDEKIFCCHGGLSPDLTAMEQIRRIPRPTDVPDQGLLCDLLWSDPDKDTVGWGENDRGVSFTFGAEVVGKFLQKHDLDLVCRAHQVVEDGYEFFAKRQLVTLFSAPNYCGEFDNAGAMMSVDDTLMCSFQILKPVEKRKK; this is encoded by the coding sequence ATGGTTCGCCCAAAAGCGGCCCAGCCACAAGAGGCAGCCGCTCCAATGGCTGCTCAGGCGTCTAAGAAACCGGATACTTCCGCTAACTCTGGCGTACCCGCCAACTCCGCGAAGGCCCCCATGTCCGAGGTCCTCAACCTGGACAGTATCATCTCCCGCCTGCTGGAGGTGCGTGGCTCTCGTCCCGGCAAGAACGTTCAGCTGGCGGAGGGTGAGATACGCGCCCTCTGTCTGAAGATGCGCGAGACCGTGCTGACGCAGCCCATACTCTTGGAGCTGGAGGCGCCGCTGAAGATCTGCGGCGACATCCACGGTCAGTACTATGACCTGCTGCGGCTGTTCGAGTACGGCGGCTTCCCGCCAGAGTCCAACTATCTATTCTTGGGTGACTACGTCGACCGCGGCAAGCAGTCGCTGGAGACCATTTGCCTGCTGTTGTCATACAAAATCAAGTACTCTGAAAACTTTTTTCTGCTGCGCGGTAACCACGAGTGCGCCAGCATCAACCGTATTTACGGCTTCTACGACGAGTGCAAGCGCCGCTACTCCATCAAGCTGTGGAAGACCTTCACCGACTGCTTCAACTGCCTGCCAGTGGCGGCCATAGTCGACGAGAAGATCTTCTGCTGCCACGGCGGCCTCAGTCCGGACCTCACCGCAATGGAGCAGATTCGCCGCATCCCGCGGCCCACCGACGTCCCTGACCAGGGCCTCCTCTGCGACCTGCTCTGGTCCGATCCCGACAAAGACACCGTCGGCTGGGGCGAGAACGATCGCGGGGTTAGCTTCACCTTTGGCGCGGAGGTTGTTGGCAAATTCCTCCAGAAGCACGACCTCGATCTCGTCTGTCGTGCCCACCAGGTGGTCGAGGATGGGTACGAGTTCTTTGCCAAACGCCAACTGGTCACCCTCTTTTCGGCCCCCAACTACTGCGGCGAGTTCGACAATGCCGGCGCCATGATGTCCGTCGATGACACGCTTATGTGCTCGTTCCAGATCCTGAAGCCCGTCGAGAAGCGCAAAAAGTAG
- the LOC108164952 gene encoding uncharacterized protein LOC108164952 — MSPVPNQEEGSQSLPEVDTLDQKEEPDQDSMKVVELGGKLGQEEPLDYDDTSVEELVEKWKQRSEERDCQYASIGLQSEKILAELCSISEQIKLIQMSSNEAAADNQADGDQRDGNQGEIDQGNGDQENTDPQDDENKEHSNRADADQGYYQWDADQVFVYQGDAGQGNAGQGDFNQDDADKAPSSVSPAYFTF, encoded by the coding sequence ATGTCCCCAGTTCCCAACCAGGAGGAAGGCTCGCAGTCCTTGCCAGAGGTTGACACCTTGGACCAGAAGGAGGAGCCTGACCAGGACTCGATGAAAGTAGTGGAACTAGGCGGCAAGCTCGGCCAAGAGGAACCTTTGGACTATGATGATACATCGGTTGAAGAGTTGGTCGAGAAGTGGAAGCAGCGCTCCGAGGAGCGCGACTGTCAGTATGCGTCCATCGGTTTGCAGTCCGAGAAGATACTTGCGGAGCTATGCTCCATTTCTGAGCAAATAAAGCTGATCCAAATGAGCTCCAACGAGGCGGCAGCTGATAATCAAGCAGACGGTGATCAACGCGACGGTAATCAAGGCGAAATCGATCAAGGCAATGGCGATCAAGAGAATACTGATCCACAAGATGACGAGAATAAAGAACATTCGAATCGAGCCGATGCTGATCAAGGTTATTACCAATGGGATGCCGATCAAGTCTTTGTCTACCAAGGGGATGCTGGTCAAGGGAACGCCGGACAAGGGGATTTTAATCAAGACGATGCTGATAAAGCCCCGTCGTCGGTGTCGCCGGCCTATTTTACCTTCTAG